A window of the Lactuca sativa cultivar Salinas chromosome 5, Lsat_Salinas_v11, whole genome shotgun sequence genome harbors these coding sequences:
- the LOC111880556 gene encoding uncharacterized protein LOC111880556 isoform X1: MEEGVKGGDDEILGSSLTMEKVAAAKQFIENHYKTQMKNIQERKERRWILERKLASSDVPKEEQINLIKDLERKETEFMRLKRNKICVDDFELLTIIGRGAFGEVRLCREKKSGNIYAMKKLKKSEMLVRGQVEHVRAERNLLAEVASHCIVKLYYSFQDTEYLYLIMEYLPGGDMMTLLMREDTLKENVAKFYIAQSVMAIESIHKHNYIHRDIKPDNLLLDKNGHMKLSDFGLCKPLDCRTLSTLNENEAMSDENIREPMDVDGFPDAVNGHRWKSAHEQLQHWQMNRRKLAFSTVGTPDYIAPEVLLKKGYGMECDWWSLGAIMYEMLVGYPPFYSDDPITTCRKIVHWRNHLRFPEDTMLSPEAKDLIYRLLCDVEHRLGTGGPDQIKSHPWFKDVVWDQLYEMEAAFKPEVNGELDTQNFMKFDELNPPTSGRTSSGPSRKQQLNPKDLNFVGYTYKNFDAVKALRDNPDLMRSASSDSLYAGELKMDYTTKGTAEESDIQMITSAGDVMYP; the protein is encoded by the exons ATGGAGGAGGGGGTGAAAGGGGGAGACGATGAGATTCTGGGGTCAAGCTTGACCATGGAGAAAGTGGCTGCTGCTAAGCAATTCATAGAGAATCACTACAAAACCCAGATGAAAAACATTCAGGAACGCAAAGAAAG GCGATGGATCTTAGAGAGGAAGTTGGCTTCTTCAGACGTGCCTAAAGAAGAACAGATTAATCTGATTAAGGATTTAGAGAGAAAGGAAACAGAGTTCATGCGACTTAAAAGGAACAAAATATGTGTTGATGATTTTGAACTTTTGACAATCATTGGGAGAGGAGCTTTTGGCGAG GTACGATTATGTCGCGAGAAAAAATCTGGCAACATCTATGCAATGAAAAAACTGAAGAAATCAGAAATGCTTGTTAGAGGAcag GTGGAACATGTAAGGGCTGAGAGAAACTTGCTTGCTGAGGTGGCGAGTCACTGCATAGTAAAATTATATTACTCATTTCAAGACACTGAGTATTTGTATCTGATTATGGAATATCTTCCTGGAGGTGACATGATGACTTTATTAATGAGAGAAGACACACTGAAAGAAAATGTTGCTAAGTTTTACATAGCTCAAAGTGTCATGGCAATAGAGTCCATTCACAAACATAACTACATTCACAG AGATATAAAACCAGACAACCTTCTTCTAGACAAAAACGGACACATGAAGCTTTCAGATTTTGGGCTGTGTAAGCCTCTTGATTGTAGGACGTTGTCTACATTGAATGAAAATGAAGCCATGAGTGATGAAAATATAAGAGAACCAATGGATGTTGATGGTTTTCCTGATGCTGTGAATGGACATAGATGGAAGAGTGCTCATGAACAGCTTCAACATTGGCAGATGAACAGAAGAAAACTG GCGTTTTCAACAGTGGGGACACCGGACTATATTGCCCCTGAAGTGTTGTTGAAGAAAGGATATGGGATGGAGTGTGACTG GTGGTCACTAGGTGCAATTATGTATGAGATGCTTGTTGGATATCCTCCATTTTACTCTGATGATCCGATAACTACATGTAGGAAG ATTGTTCATTGGAGGAATCATCTTAGATTTCCAGAAGATACAATGTTGTCACCAGAAGCAAAGGATCTCATCTACAGGTTGCTTTGTGATGTGGAACATAGGTTGGGGACAGGTGGGCCCGACCAAATAAAG TCTCACCCATGGTTCAAGGATGTTGTGTGGGATCAATTATATGAAATGGAGGCAGCCTTTAAACCTGAAGTCAATGGGGAGCTTGACACCCAAAATTTTATGAAATTTGATGAG tTGAATCCTCCAACTTCTGGAAGAACCAGTTCAGGCCCCTCGAGGAAG CAGCAATTAAATCCCAAGGACTTGAATTTTGTGGGCTACACGTACAAGAACTTTGATGCGGTAAAAGCACTGCGTGATAATCCTG ATCTCATGCGGAGTGCATCCAGTGATTCCTTATATG CTGGGGAACTGAAGATGGATTATACAACAAAAGGGACAGCGGAAGAAAGCGACATACAGATGATCACATCAGCGGGCGATGTAATGTATCCATAA
- the LOC111880556 gene encoding uncharacterized protein LOC111880556 isoform X2, translating to MEEGVKGGDDEILGSSLTMEKVAAAKQFIENHYKTQMKNIQERKERRWILERKLASSDVPKEEQINLIKDLERKETEFMRLKRNKICVDDFELLTIIGRGAFGEVRLCREKKSGNIYAMKKLKKSEMLVRGQVEHVRAERNLLAEVASHCIVKLYYSFQDTEYLYLIMEYLPGGDMMTLLMREDTLKENVAKFYIAQSVMAIESIHKHNYIHRDIKPDNLLLDKNGHMKLSDFGLCKPLDCRTLSTLNENEAMSDENIREPMDVDGFPDAVNGHRWKSAHEQLQHWQMNRRKLAFSTVGTPDYIAPEVLLKKGYGMECDWWSLGAIMYEMLVGYPPFYSDDPITTCRKIVHWRNHLRFPEDTMLSPEAKDLIYRLLCDVEHRLGTGGPDQIKSHPWFKDVVWDQLYEMEAAFKPEVNGELDTQNFMKFDELNPPTSGRTSSGPSRKQLNPKDLNFVGYTYKNFDAVKALRDNPDLMRSASSDSLYAGELKMDYTTKGTAEESDIQMITSAGDVMYP from the exons ATGGAGGAGGGGGTGAAAGGGGGAGACGATGAGATTCTGGGGTCAAGCTTGACCATGGAGAAAGTGGCTGCTGCTAAGCAATTCATAGAGAATCACTACAAAACCCAGATGAAAAACATTCAGGAACGCAAAGAAAG GCGATGGATCTTAGAGAGGAAGTTGGCTTCTTCAGACGTGCCTAAAGAAGAACAGATTAATCTGATTAAGGATTTAGAGAGAAAGGAAACAGAGTTCATGCGACTTAAAAGGAACAAAATATGTGTTGATGATTTTGAACTTTTGACAATCATTGGGAGAGGAGCTTTTGGCGAG GTACGATTATGTCGCGAGAAAAAATCTGGCAACATCTATGCAATGAAAAAACTGAAGAAATCAGAAATGCTTGTTAGAGGAcag GTGGAACATGTAAGGGCTGAGAGAAACTTGCTTGCTGAGGTGGCGAGTCACTGCATAGTAAAATTATATTACTCATTTCAAGACACTGAGTATTTGTATCTGATTATGGAATATCTTCCTGGAGGTGACATGATGACTTTATTAATGAGAGAAGACACACTGAAAGAAAATGTTGCTAAGTTTTACATAGCTCAAAGTGTCATGGCAATAGAGTCCATTCACAAACATAACTACATTCACAG AGATATAAAACCAGACAACCTTCTTCTAGACAAAAACGGACACATGAAGCTTTCAGATTTTGGGCTGTGTAAGCCTCTTGATTGTAGGACGTTGTCTACATTGAATGAAAATGAAGCCATGAGTGATGAAAATATAAGAGAACCAATGGATGTTGATGGTTTTCCTGATGCTGTGAATGGACATAGATGGAAGAGTGCTCATGAACAGCTTCAACATTGGCAGATGAACAGAAGAAAACTG GCGTTTTCAACAGTGGGGACACCGGACTATATTGCCCCTGAAGTGTTGTTGAAGAAAGGATATGGGATGGAGTGTGACTG GTGGTCACTAGGTGCAATTATGTATGAGATGCTTGTTGGATATCCTCCATTTTACTCTGATGATCCGATAACTACATGTAGGAAG ATTGTTCATTGGAGGAATCATCTTAGATTTCCAGAAGATACAATGTTGTCACCAGAAGCAAAGGATCTCATCTACAGGTTGCTTTGTGATGTGGAACATAGGTTGGGGACAGGTGGGCCCGACCAAATAAAG TCTCACCCATGGTTCAAGGATGTTGTGTGGGATCAATTATATGAAATGGAGGCAGCCTTTAAACCTGAAGTCAATGGGGAGCTTGACACCCAAAATTTTATGAAATTTGATGAG tTGAATCCTCCAACTTCTGGAAGAACCAGTTCAGGCCCCTCGAGGAAG CAATTAAATCCCAAGGACTTGAATTTTGTGGGCTACACGTACAAGAACTTTGATGCGGTAAAAGCACTGCGTGATAATCCTG ATCTCATGCGGAGTGCATCCAGTGATTCCTTATATG CTGGGGAACTGAAGATGGATTATACAACAAAAGGGACAGCGGAAGAAAGCGACATACAGATGATCACATCAGCGGGCGATGTAATGTATCCATAA
- the LOC111880566 gene encoding uncharacterized protein At4g33100 gives MGFIRDKRNSSSSTTTSPCADLRAAYNNCFNKWYSDKFLKGHWDKEECVSEWDKYRDCLSKHLEDKNLSRFLEAEGVKRIPAPIAK, from the exons ATGGGATTCATAAGGGACAAACGGAATTCATCTTCTTCAACGACGACTTCTCCTTGTGCCGATCTCAGAGCTGCGTATAATAATTGCTTCAACAA GTGGTATTCTGACAAGTTCTTGAAGGGACATTGGGATAAAGAAGAATGTGTTTCCGAGTGGGACAAGTACAGAGATTGTTTATCT AAACATCTGGAAGACAAGAATTTGAGTCGCTTTCTGGAAGCTGAAGGAGTGAAGAGAATACCTGCTCCTATTGCTAAATGA